One Planktothrix sp. FACHB-1365 genomic window carries:
- the rpmB gene encoding 50S ribosomal protein L28 codes for MSRICQLTGKRANNGMAVSHSHRRTHKLQEANLQWKRIWWPQGKRWVRLKLSTKAIKTIELKGLQAMAKKAGIDLNKF; via the coding sequence ATGTCTCGGATTTGTCAGTTAACGGGAAAGAGAGCCAATAACGGAATGGCTGTGTCTCACTCCCACCGTCGTACCCACAAGTTACAAGAAGCGAATTTACAATGGAAGCGGATTTGGTGGCCCCAAGGCAAACGCTGGGTTAGATTGAAACTATCTACAAAAGCAATTAAAACCATTGAACTCAAAGGGTTACAAGCAATGGCCAAGAAAGCCGGAATTGATTTGAATAAATTTTAA